Proteins encoded by one window of Paenibacillus sp. DCT19:
- a CDS encoding AAA family ATPase, whose protein sequence is MDESARKITVNDSRINIVFKSQDLLEITSEQAEDMALISNHYESAADIFRDMREMIGLEKVKDLIYEIYALIQVKKFRDEQGLKSSKQVYHMIFKGNPGTGKTTVARIISKMLNRMGVLSKGHLVEVERADLVGEYIGHTALKTRELVKKAMGGILFIDEAYSLARGGEKDFGKEAIDCLVKVMEDKSEDLIIILAGYPNEMGDFLEINTGLPSRFPIQISFDDYSTDELMLIAMKMATEKDYNITSDAMIKLKELIQYEKDIRNHFSNARYVRNVIEKAIRHQAVRLMGRPGNISKQNLMDLLARDISSKTMEASLNNHIIFQ, encoded by the coding sequence GTGGACGAGAGCGCCAGAAAAATAACTGTAAATGATTCTCGCATTAATATTGTTTTCAAAAGCCAAGATCTCTTAGAGATTACATCCGAGCAAGCGGAGGACATGGCATTAATCAGTAATCATTATGAATCGGCAGCGGATATTTTTCGCGATATGCGGGAAATGATTGGTTTGGAAAAAGTAAAAGATCTTATTTACGAAATTTACGCGCTGATTCAGGTGAAGAAATTCCGGGATGAGCAGGGTCTTAAAAGCAGCAAGCAGGTTTATCATATGATTTTCAAAGGCAATCCAGGAACGGGGAAAACTACAGTTGCGCGAATCATTTCCAAGATGTTGAATCGGATGGGTGTGTTAAGTAAGGGGCATCTTGTTGAGGTGGAACGCGCAGATTTAGTCGGTGAATATATTGGGCATACTGCATTAAAAACAAGAGAATTAGTAAAGAAAGCTATGGGAGGCATTCTATTTATAGATGAGGCGTATAGTCTTGCCCGTGGCGGGGAGAAGGATTTTGGAAAAGAGGCCATCGATTGTCTTGTTAAGGTGATGGAAGATAAAAGTGAGGATCTAATTATTATTCTCGCGGGGTATCCGAATGAAATGGGAGATTTTTTAGAGATTAATACGGGTCTGCCCTCAAGATTCCCTATACAAATCAGCTTTGATGATTATTCTACAGATGAATTGATGCTGATTGCGATGAAGATGGCAACGGAGAAGGACTACAATATTACATCTGATGCCATGATCAAATTAAAGGAATTAATTCAATATGAAAAAGACATTCGTAATCATTTTAGCAACGCGAGATATGTTAGGAATGTGATTGAAAAGGCGATCAGGCATCAAGCGGTTAGACTCATGGGCAGGCCAGGTAATATCTCCAAACAAAATCTAATGGATCTACTCGCGAGAGATATCTCCTCCAAAACGATGGAAGCCAGCCTCAACAATCATATTATTTTCCAATAA
- a CDS encoding MerR family transcriptional regulator: MGDEIRRNMALFPIGIVMKLTDLSARQIRYYEQHSLIVPARTSGNQRLFSFNDVERLLEIKALIEKGVNIAGIKQVMNPVSKESEEATVITADTEVKRRELSDTQLHRLLKQQLVSGKRPGQVSLIQGELSRFFNKK, translated from the coding sequence ATGGGTGACGAAATTCGCAGAAATATGGCCTTATTCCCGATTGGTATCGTAATGAAACTGACGGATCTGTCCGCACGGCAGATTCGTTATTATGAGCAGCACAGCTTGATTGTTCCAGCAAGAACATCAGGTAATCAGCGTTTATTCTCATTTAATGACGTTGAACGTTTGCTAGAAATCAAGGCTCTGATTGAAAAAGGAGTTAACATTGCAGGTATCAAGCAAGTGATGAATCCAGTATCTAAAGAATCCGAAGAAGCGACTGTGATCACAGCCGATACGGAAGTGAAGCGCAGAGAATTGTCGGATACGCAACTGCATCGTTTGTTAAAACAACAATTGGTGTCAGGTAAGAGACCTGGACAAGTATCTCTCATTCAAGGAGAGCTTTCCCGTTTTTTTAATAAAAAGTAA
- a CDS encoding TetR/AcrR family transcriptional regulator, whose product MNAKMDRRSLRTREVLREALFDMALNKPLENITVKELTDQAGLNRGTFYVHYQDMNDFLEQLKNEILEEYHSIIKKLGYHNGGREPFVDPPVGFVRPFEFVQLHERFFRIFMGSVDSTGFTKQMSNLLKNQFQSTYLMKYRHLKPTDIPVKQLYLFSYLASAYIGSLQLWIQRDFDLSPSEMAILFSNISRLGSAGLEFKD is encoded by the coding sequence ATGAACGCAAAAATGGATCGTCGAAGTTTACGCACGCGCGAAGTTCTAAGGGAAGCGCTGTTTGATATGGCATTGAATAAACCGCTGGAGAACATTACGGTTAAAGAGCTCACTGATCAAGCAGGATTAAATAGGGGTACATTTTATGTGCACTATCAGGACATGAACGATTTTCTGGAACAGCTTAAAAATGAAATTTTAGAGGAATACCACAGTATCATTAAGAAACTCGGATATCATAACGGAGGGCGAGAGCCATTTGTTGATCCACCTGTCGGATTTGTACGTCCCTTTGAATTTGTCCAGCTACACGAACGTTTTTTTCGAATTTTCATGGGTTCAGTTGATTCAACTGGATTCACGAAGCAAATGTCTAATCTTCTAAAAAATCAATTTCAATCCACTTACTTAATGAAGTATCGTCATCTCAAACCAACTGACATTCCTGTGAAACAGCTCTATTTATTCTCCTATTTGGCCTCAGCATATATTGGTTCGTTACAGCTTTGGATACAACGGGATTTTGATTTATCCCCGAGCGAAATGGCTATTTTATTTTCCAATATTTCCAGACTCGGGTCGGCTGGTTTGGAGTTCAAAGATTAA
- a CDS encoding DUF402 domain-containing protein, which translates to MKRKFGDRANWRRITNRQFTCRFVQSKIFTGYITLYTIQDLKEPLWKTYGGSTFCIADKGYSWLQYYPKGEHFVVTAMFDDQERIVEWYIDTCRSQGITDQGVPWFDDLYLDVVVLKDGEVFLLDEDELEDALSRKHITTGDYDLANKTAKELLHAIDAHVFPYFQLSLKHRQTLFENGEFRKNVQI; encoded by the coding sequence ATGAAACGGAAATTCGGGGATCGCGCAAACTGGCGCCGGATTACGAACCGACAATTTACATGCCGGTTTGTTCAATCCAAAATATTTACAGGATACATCACGTTGTATACGATACAAGATCTCAAAGAACCTCTATGGAAAACCTATGGAGGGAGCACGTTCTGTATCGCAGATAAAGGGTACTCTTGGTTACAGTATTATCCCAAAGGAGAGCACTTTGTTGTCACAGCAATGTTTGATGATCAGGAGCGTATCGTAGAATGGTACATTGATACATGTCGCAGTCAAGGCATAACGGACCAAGGGGTACCGTGGTTTGATGATCTCTACTTGGATGTTGTTGTGTTAAAGGACGGAGAGGTGTTTTTGCTGGACGAGGATGAGCTCGAAGATGCCTTGTCTCGCAAGCACATTACGACTGGAGATTACGACTTGGCAAACAAGACCGCTAAAGAGTTACTACATGCAATTGATGCACATGTATTTCCGTATTTTCAATTGTCGTTGAAGCATCGACAAACGCTGTTCGAGAATGGAGAGTTTAGAAAGAACGTTCAGATTTAA
- a CDS encoding methionine gamma-lyase family protein has protein sequence MASFDSTIVELQQQVEIQIEQQLKKIDQITDHNQWKVIDAFQRRKVSDFHFAGSTGYAYNDRGREVLDEVYADVFGAEAALVRPHFASGTHTIATALFGVLRPGDELLYITGKPYDTLHKVIGKPGDGTGSLRDFGIGYQETALLEDGRVDWEAVEKCISPATKVIGIQRSRGYDWRSSFCIDEISDMVAKVRAIKEDVIVFVDNCYGEFTEQLEPTQVGVDLMAGSLIKNPGGGIAETGGYICGKEEYVKLAAYRLTAPGIGGEVGAMLGTTRGIYQGLYMAPTIVGQAIKGSIFAAAMFAASGFVTKPAWNELRTDLIQAVQFSSAEHLIAFVQGIQRAAAVDSHVVPEPWDMPGYEHPVIMAAGTFIQGGSLELSADAPIREPFIGYMQGGLTYSHVKYGVLMALQAMKDRKLL, from the coding sequence ATGGCAAGCTTTGATTCAACAATTGTTGAGCTTCAACAACAAGTGGAAATTCAGATCGAGCAACAATTGAAAAAGATAGATCAAATTACAGATCATAACCAATGGAAAGTGATTGATGCTTTTCAGCGTAGAAAAGTAAGTGATTTTCACTTTGCTGGTTCTACAGGCTATGCCTATAATGATCGTGGTCGTGAGGTGTTGGACGAGGTATATGCGGACGTATTCGGCGCAGAAGCTGCGTTGGTACGTCCTCATTTTGCGTCAGGTACACATACCATTGCGACAGCCCTATTCGGAGTATTACGTCCAGGAGACGAGCTATTGTACATCACAGGTAAGCCTTATGATACATTGCATAAAGTTATCGGCAAGCCGGGTGATGGCACGGGCTCTCTTCGTGATTTTGGCATTGGATATCAAGAGACGGCATTACTTGAAGATGGTCGTGTAGATTGGGAAGCGGTAGAGAAGTGCATTTCACCCGCGACAAAAGTGATCGGCATTCAACGTTCCCGTGGGTATGACTGGCGCTCTTCTTTCTGCATCGACGAGATTTCAGACATGGTGGCAAAGGTGAGGGCGATCAAGGAAGATGTCATCGTATTTGTCGATAACTGTTACGGTGAATTCACGGAGCAACTGGAACCAACCCAAGTGGGTGTAGACCTTATGGCAGGATCGCTAATCAAGAACCCTGGCGGAGGGATTGCTGAAACCGGTGGATACATATGTGGGAAAGAAGAGTATGTTAAGCTTGCAGCATATCGTCTGACCGCACCTGGCATTGGTGGTGAAGTTGGTGCTATGTTGGGGACGACTCGGGGAATCTACCAGGGACTTTACATGGCGCCAACTATTGTTGGACAAGCCATCAAAGGCAGTATCTTTGCGGCAGCGATGTTTGCAGCATCTGGTTTTGTGACTAAACCGGCATGGAATGAGCTGCGCACTGATCTGATTCAGGCTGTACAATTCAGCTCTGCAGAGCATTTAATAGCTTTTGTACAAGGAATTCAGCGCGCTGCAGCAGTAGATAGTCATGTTGTCCCTGAACCATGGGATATGCCAGGATATGAACATCCTGTCATTATGGCGGCAGGTACATTCATTCAAGGCGGAAGCTTAGAATTATCGGCGGATGCACCGATTCGTGAGCCTTTTATTGGCTATATGCAAGGTGGATTAACATACTCCCACGTTAAATATGGCGTTTTGATGGCATTACAAGCGATGAAAGATCGCAAATTATTGTGA
- the glnA gene encoding type I glutamate--ammonia ligase, which produces MSYTKEDILRISKEENVRFVRLQFTDLLGAIKNVEIPVSQLTKALDNKMMFDGSSIEGYVRIEESDMYLYPDLDSWLIFPWVSDNRVARLICDVYLPDGSPFPGDPRGILKRNLKEAEEMGFTSFNVGPEPEFFLFKTDEKGNPTNELNDQGGYFDLAPTDLGENCRRDIVITLEEMGFEIEASHHEVAPGQHEIDFKYADALKAADQIQTFKLVVKTIARQHGLHATFMPKPLFGMNGSGMHCNQSLFRGNENAFVDESDELGLSKTARHFMAGTLKHARAFAAITNPTVNSYKRLVPGYEAPCYVAWSASNRSPMIRIPASRGLSTRVEVRNPDPAANPYLALAVLLKAGLDGIKRELSLPAPIDRNIYIMSEEERVEEGIPSLPADLKEALNELIRSEVICDALGDHALAHFYELKEIEWDMYRTQVHQWERDQYITLY; this is translated from the coding sequence ATGAGTTATACAAAAGAAGACATTCTCCGCATCTCCAAAGAAGAAAACGTACGATTCGTTCGATTGCAATTCACCGACTTGCTGGGGGCAATCAAAAACGTTGAGATTCCTGTAAGCCAGTTGACGAAGGCTTTGGATAACAAAATGATGTTTGATGGTTCTTCCATCGAAGGTTATGTTCGTATCGAAGAATCCGACATGTACCTCTATCCGGATCTTGACTCTTGGCTTATTTTCCCATGGGTATCCGACAATCGCGTTGCGCGCTTAATCTGTGACGTATATCTTCCAGATGGCAGCCCATTCCCAGGTGATCCACGTGGCATCTTGAAACGTAACCTGAAGGAAGCTGAAGAAATGGGATTCACTTCTTTCAACGTTGGTCCTGAACCAGAATTCTTCTTGTTCAAGACGGATGAAAAAGGAAACCCAACGAACGAACTGAATGACCAAGGTGGGTATTTCGACCTTGCGCCAACAGATCTTGGCGAAAACTGTCGTCGCGACATCGTAATCACACTTGAAGAAATGGGCTTTGAGATCGAAGCTTCTCACCACGAGGTAGCTCCAGGTCAACACGAGATCGACTTCAAATATGCGGATGCATTGAAAGCGGCAGACCAGATCCAAACGTTCAAACTGGTTGTTAAAACAATTGCACGTCAGCATGGATTACATGCTACATTTATGCCAAAACCATTGTTCGGTATGAACGGTTCCGGTATGCACTGTAACCAATCCTTGTTCCGAGGCAATGAAAACGCATTTGTTGACGAGTCGGACGAACTGGGTCTGAGCAAAACTGCACGTCACTTCATGGCTGGAACTCTGAAGCATGCACGTGCGTTTGCAGCGATCACTAACCCGACTGTGAACTCCTACAAACGTCTTGTACCTGGTTACGAAGCACCATGTTACGTAGCGTGGTCTGCAAGTAACCGTAGTCCAATGATCCGTATTCCAGCTTCACGTGGTTTGAGTACACGTGTTGAGGTTCGTAACCCGGATCCGGCAGCTAACCCTTACCTTGCTTTGGCTGTGTTATTGAAAGCAGGTCTGGACGGCATCAAACGTGAGCTTTCCTTACCAGCTCCGATTGACCGTAACATCTACATTATGTCAGAAGAAGAGCGTGTGGAAGAAGGTATTCCTAGCTTGCCAGCTGACCTGAAAGAAGCATTGAACGAATTGATCCGCAGCGAAGTCATCTGTGACGCTCTTGGCGACCACGCTCTGGCTCACTTCTACGAGCTGAAAGAAATTGAGTGGGACATGTACCGTACACAAGTCCACCAATGGGAACGCGATCAATATATCACATTGTACTAA
- the hflX gene encoding GTPase HflX has translation MTSGTHDTDQVKKDRAILVSLITDEVKRSGINPEYSLEELVKLAETAGVEVLSVLSQNRETRDTKWFIGKGKVEELRAAAEELGATTAIFDQELSGAQVRNLEEALDLKIIDRTQLILDIFAQRANTREGIIQVELAQLSYLLPRLSGHGKNLSRLGGGIGTRGPGESKLETDRRHIRGRIDDLKRHLEEVTRHRKLHRERRKKTGIVQVALVGYTNAGKSTLLKQLTSADVYIQDQLFATLDPTSRTMELPSGKEIVLTDTVGFIQNLPHDLIAAFRATLEEVNEADLILHVVDASSAMRDDQMRTVADILQQLGSGDKPQLVLYNKKDACTPEQLEMLPLDKDHIKVSALDEADLLKIRERIQEELTGETKRFRIPAERGDLTSVLYKVGDVVETTFEENDVIYQVELQTGEYEKYGYLLEDFIES, from the coding sequence ATGACAAGTGGAACACATGATACAGATCAAGTTAAAAAAGACCGCGCTATTTTGGTTAGTTTGATTACGGACGAAGTTAAACGATCTGGTATTAATCCAGAGTATTCCTTGGAAGAGCTTGTGAAGCTCGCCGAGACGGCTGGCGTAGAAGTATTAAGTGTGCTCTCTCAAAATCGGGAGACACGGGATACAAAATGGTTTATCGGTAAAGGTAAAGTGGAAGAGCTTCGTGCAGCAGCAGAGGAGTTAGGAGCTACCACCGCTATTTTTGACCAGGAGTTGTCTGGGGCTCAGGTTCGTAATCTGGAAGAAGCATTGGACCTCAAAATTATTGACCGTACACAACTGATTCTAGACATATTCGCCCAACGTGCCAACACACGCGAAGGTATCATTCAAGTTGAATTGGCTCAGTTAAGTTATCTATTACCTCGCTTGTCGGGACACGGTAAAAACCTATCACGACTTGGCGGAGGAATCGGGACACGGGGGCCAGGGGAAAGCAAGCTAGAGACGGATCGTCGTCATATCCGTGGTCGTATAGATGATCTTAAACGGCATCTGGAAGAAGTAACAAGGCACCGTAAATTGCACCGTGAGCGGCGTAAGAAGACGGGTATCGTACAGGTTGCTCTTGTTGGCTATACCAATGCGGGCAAATCCACGTTGCTTAAACAATTAACTTCAGCTGATGTATATATCCAAGATCAGTTGTTTGCTACCCTTGATCCGACATCTCGTACAATGGAACTTCCGAGTGGCAAAGAGATTGTACTCACCGATACCGTTGGATTTATCCAAAACCTTCCGCACGATCTGATTGCGGCGTTCCGTGCAACGTTGGAAGAGGTCAATGAAGCCGATCTCATTCTTCACGTTGTTGATGCTTCCTCGGCAATGCGTGATGATCAGATGAGAACGGTAGCGGATATCCTACAGCAGCTTGGTTCGGGGGACAAGCCTCAACTGGTTCTCTACAATAAAAAAGATGCGTGCACTCCTGAGCAACTAGAAATGTTACCTTTGGATAAAGATCATATTAAAGTGAGTGCTCTAGACGAAGCAGATCTTCTGAAAATTCGTGAACGTATCCAGGAAGAATTAACAGGGGAAACCAAAAGATTCCGTATTCCTGCGGAACGTGGGGATCTCACCTCGGTGTTATATAAAGTTGGAGATGTAGTGGAAACTACATTCGAAGAGAATGATGTCATTTATCAGGTAGAACTGCAGACGGGTGAATATGAGAAATACGGATATTTACTTGAAGATTTCATCGAATCGTAA